Proteins encoded together in one Clostridia bacterium window:
- a CDS encoding glycosyl hydrolase family 65 protein, whose protein sequence is MNALSSLLGRRFRMIVFDWDGTAVASRHDPVDHLLWRAEALLGRGVWLVVITGTNFDNLNRQFFSKVSPSLKTQLLGCVNRGSEVYGFTENGAPVRRHARIATGLENRLMDQVGEMVRRHLMEEYGLETRIIADRMNRRKLDIIPMPGWQDPRKEDIGELLAAVDTRLRDAGVPGIRHVLGLVQRYCCDVGLDARITTDVKHIEYGLTDKSDSAGYILDQIRPAQGMVNDDVLFIGDEFGPVGGFEGSDHRMLVGQASGASFVSVGREPSGVPEGVRHIGGGVPSFVSILDEQRRLWRPRPIRQSADDLVSPGDKAWSAWECACNARNAAAYETMFTVANGYMGTRGAHEDGLYRGVPVTFVAGLFDQAPGDLTELVVIPDWLPVRLRLDGRDVIPHMVGKPQSGGPDREGLASADGGEVFDYSRALDVARGVLRRTYKYRSADGRVLRVESERFASIASPHMMHMSYQATMEKGTGMVTLSSILDGDVANSGAAHLAIDVVDADSHGDSLICGTTLQSGIPIVMACSARAYVTTPEAARAAALATAPAADRAAEHDFQVLLSEGSSIVLEKHVAVYTGRDADRPAHSMASVGPCDSMHASAPGGSFRGDLIRAARLASSSAAEAGFHHVLTQHAAMWAGRWAKCDVQVDGPERDQLGIRFAMHHLMACASDTDETVSIPAKGLHGEGYRGHIFWDTEIFAFPFFAASFPKIARNLLMYRYGTLPGARRKARENGYRGAMFAWESADTGDETTPKWSKPHPATGERTRIWCGDTEDHVTADVAYAVTRYWRWTGDNVFMREHGAEMVIEAARFWAARASWSAEKGRYEYLRVIGPDEYHENVNNNAFTNYMAHWTIRAGLAACSWLRRECTPHWEALARRIGLEEAELEEMQQVGNLIHLPEPDPFTRLIEQFEGYCKCDHIDLTNLNTGGRPVESVLGHDAVAKSDLVKQADLLMLARLLPGLFDHEVWQANWDFYEPRTAHGSSLSPSLHAALACKLGSSEDAYRYLQHAISLDLSDHMGNLNDGIHCANLGGIWQAAVFGFAGIEVEAAGECGPTTLRISPRLPDEWDRIEASIELRGRQMRVAVTRGRVELALEASAGHGRGHVPAPLLLTLNPGEAYPLDEIPLEHDEEHGDGQR, encoded by the coding sequence ATGAACGCGCTCTCTAGTCTTCTGGGCCGCCGTTTCCGAATGATCGTATTCGACTGGGACGGCACGGCGGTTGCGTCAAGGCATGATCCCGTCGACCACCTGCTCTGGAGAGCGGAGGCGCTTCTGGGGCGGGGGGTGTGGCTTGTCGTCATAACAGGCACGAACTTCGACAATCTGAACCGTCAGTTCTTCTCCAAGGTCAGCCCGAGCCTGAAGACGCAGTTGCTTGGCTGTGTAAACCGGGGCTCGGAGGTGTACGGCTTCACCGAGAACGGCGCTCCCGTACGGCGCCACGCCAGAATCGCAACTGGTCTCGAGAACCGGCTGATGGACCAGGTGGGCGAGATGGTGCGCCGCCATCTCATGGAGGAATACGGCCTGGAAACGCGGATCATCGCGGACCGGATGAACAGGCGAAAGCTGGATATCATCCCGATGCCAGGGTGGCAAGATCCGAGAAAGGAGGACATCGGTGAGCTGCTTGCCGCAGTCGACACGCGCCTGCGTGATGCCGGAGTGCCCGGAATTCGCCATGTGCTCGGCCTTGTTCAGCGATACTGCTGCGATGTTGGCCTCGATGCCCGGATTACCACCGATGTGAAGCACATAGAGTACGGGCTGACCGACAAGTCGGATTCGGCGGGGTACATCCTGGATCAGATAAGGCCTGCCCAGGGAATGGTCAACGATGATGTTCTCTTCATCGGCGACGAGTTCGGACCTGTTGGGGGTTTCGAGGGAAGTGACCACAGGATGCTTGTAGGCCAGGCCAGCGGAGCATCGTTTGTGAGTGTCGGCCGCGAACCCAGCGGTGTTCCCGAGGGCGTGCGCCACATCGGCGGCGGAGTTCCGTCATTTGTCAGCATCCTCGATGAACAGAGGAGGCTCTGGAGGCCAAGGCCTATCAGGCAGTCCGCGGATGATCTTGTCTCTCCAGGCGATAAGGCCTGGTCCGCCTGGGAATGTGCATGCAATGCGCGAAACGCTGCAGCCTATGAAACCATGTTCACTGTGGCAAACGGATACATGGGGACGCGCGGCGCCCACGAAGACGGGCTGTACCGCGGGGTTCCCGTCACGTTCGTGGCTGGGCTCTTCGATCAGGCGCCGGGCGATCTGACCGAGCTGGTCGTCATCCCGGACTGGCTTCCCGTTCGCCTTCGGCTCGATGGCAGAGATGTGATCCCGCACATGGTTGGAAAGCCGCAGTCTGGGGGACCCGACCGCGAGGGGCTGGCTTCTGCAGACGGCGGCGAGGTTTTCGACTATTCCCGCGCTCTTGACGTGGCTCGCGGCGTGCTCAGGCGGACATACAAGTACAGATCCGCCGACGGGCGGGTGCTTAGGGTCGAGAGTGAGCGTTTCGCGTCCATCGCCTCGCCCCACATGATGCACATGAGCTACCAGGCAACGATGGAGAAGGGGACGGGGATGGTGACTCTGAGTTCCATCTTGGATGGCGACGTTGCCAACTCCGGCGCTGCGCACCTGGCCATCGACGTGGTTGACGCGGATTCCCATGGCGACTCCCTCATCTGCGGAACGACGCTGCAGTCAGGGATTCCAATCGTTATGGCGTGCTCTGCGCGTGCCTACGTGACTACGCCTGAGGCTGCACGGGCCGCAGCCCTAGCCACAGCGCCAGCCGCCGATCGAGCCGCCGAACACGATTTCCAGGTTCTCCTCTCTGAGGGCAGCTCGATTGTCCTGGAGAAGCATGTCGCCGTGTACACCGGCCGCGACGCCGACAGGCCTGCGCACTCCATGGCCTCGGTCGGTCCGTGTGATTCCATGCATGCCTCTGCCCCAGGCGGTTCATTTCGGGGTGATCTGATTCGAGCTGCCAGGCTGGCGTCCTCCAGTGCAGCAGAAGCCGGTTTCCACCACGTGTTGACTCAGCATGCGGCCATGTGGGCCGGTAGGTGGGCGAAATGCGATGTGCAGGTCGATGGGCCTGAGCGTGACCAATTGGGAATCAGATTCGCGATGCACCACCTCATGGCGTGTGCCTCCGACACTGATGAGACTGTGAGCATACCAGCAAAGGGTCTGCATGGTGAAGGGTATAGGGGGCACATCTTCTGGGATACGGAGATCTTCGCGTTCCCGTTCTTCGCAGCATCCTTCCCCAAGATCGCCAGGAACCTCCTGATGTACCGATATGGCACTCTTCCCGGCGCTAGGAGGAAGGCTCGGGAGAACGGGTACAGGGGCGCGATGTTCGCGTGGGAGAGCGCCGACACAGGTGACGAGACGACCCCGAAATGGTCGAAGCCGCATCCTGCCACGGGGGAGCGAACCCGCATATGGTGTGGCGATACCGAGGATCACGTGACAGCCGATGTGGCGTACGCGGTTACGCGCTACTGGCGCTGGACTGGCGACAACGTGTTCATGCGCGAGCACGGTGCGGAGATGGTCATTGAGGCTGCTCGATTCTGGGCGGCGCGCGCCAGCTGGAGCGCGGAGAAGGGACGCTATGAATACCTCAGAGTGATCGGTCCTGATGAGTACCACGAGAATGTGAACAACAACGCTTTCACCAACTACATGGCGCATTGGACGATCCGCGCAGGGCTTGCTGCATGTTCCTGGCTGCGGAGGGAATGCACTCCGCATTGGGAGGCGCTTGCGCGGCGCATCGGCCTGGAGGAAGCGGAACTAGAGGAGATGCAACAGGTTGGGAACCTCATCCACCTGCCTGAGCCGGATCCATTCACGCGCCTTATCGAGCAGTTTGAAGGGTACTGCAAATGCGACCATATCGACCTGACGAATCTGAATACAGGGGGGAGGCCTGTGGAGTCGGTGCTTGGGCATGACGCCGTGGCGAAAAGCGATCTGGTCAAGCAGGCTGATCTACTCATGCTTGCTCGCCTTCTGCCAGGTCTGTTTGACCATGAGGTGTGGCAGGCCAACTGGGATTTCTACGAACCCCGCACCGCCCACGGGTCATCGTTGAGCCCGTCGCTTCACGCTGCTCTCGCCTGCAAACTCGGCAGTTCTGAGGACGCATACAGGTATCTTCAGCACGCTATCTCCCTAGACCTTTCTGATCACATGGGCAATCTGAATGACGGAATACACTGTGCCAACCTCGGCGGGATCTGGCAGGCCGCGGTGTTTGGCTTCGCTGGAATAGAGGTAGAGGCTGCCGGCGAATGCGGACCGACAACACTTCGGATATCGCCCCGACTCCCGGATGAGTGGGATCGCATCGAGGCTTCCATTGAACTCAGAGGGCGCCAGATGAGAGTTGCAGTCACGCGAGGGCGAGTTGAACTTGCCCTCGAGGCATCGGCAGGCCATGGGCGTGGACATGTGCCAGCTCCCTTGCTGCTAACCCTTAATCCCGGTGAAGCTTATCCCCTCGACGAAATACCGCTGGAACACGATGAAGAGCACGGCGATGGGCAGCGCTGA
- a CDS encoding carbohydrate ABC transporter permease, whose protein sequence is MADENLNIRTPRPADTTRRRWARAASVYVILLALSMLFTGPFLFATLSSLKDNPTEWPPRLSAPQLSPTNWGAAWRLGREGGGGGWFGAFSPGARVGFSVTYEAAPDSAPAVPIVKVPRRVPGAGVGAVRLDPFASDDAQVSEVHETKRETTESGMVRATYEFEITHTGTLTYEKLPLDVEVPLYQKFVSATLAPNRLERLGRVQSWNNITGGVMPYVFYNYNRVFRENYSRTTGKSLFATWIRNSFLLSACRVITTVIIASMAGYALARLNFRGRHGLFLLTLFSMMIPGQVTFISNYLVLRDGIFGLSRLFGGGSLVNTWTGYIASTMVAGSAVFIMKQFFESLPHDLEESARIDGASTIQTFLRIMVPLARPSLAALAILTFQGTWNEFFWPLVVITSPPDKYPLTIGLLNFRSTYAVAFDWGPMLAGTVISALPIAVLFIVFQRYFVEGISFTGIKG, encoded by the coding sequence ATGGCTGATGAGAACCTGAACATCCGCACACCGAGACCTGCCGATACCACGCGCCGCAGGTGGGCGCGAGCGGCATCCGTCTATGTGATACTGCTGGCGCTTTCAATGCTTTTTACAGGGCCGTTCCTTTTCGCGACTCTATCAAGCCTCAAGGATAACCCCACGGAGTGGCCTCCCCGCCTATCCGCGCCCCAGCTATCCCCCACAAACTGGGGCGCCGCCTGGAGGCTCGGCCGCGAGGGCGGAGGAGGGGGATGGTTTGGCGCGTTTTCACCTGGCGCCCGGGTGGGATTCAGCGTGACGTATGAGGCAGCGCCGGACTCCGCTCCAGCAGTCCCCATAGTGAAAGTGCCCAGGAGAGTTCCAGGGGCGGGAGTCGGTGCAGTTCGGCTTGATCCGTTTGCCTCGGACGACGCTCAAGTCAGCGAGGTGCACGAGACGAAACGGGAGACTACTGAGTCAGGAATGGTGAGAGCGACCTACGAGTTCGAGATCACCCACACGGGGACCCTGACCTACGAGAAGCTCCCTCTCGATGTGGAGGTTCCACTCTACCAGAAGTTTGTGTCCGCGACACTCGCTCCCAACCGCCTCGAAAGGCTGGGGCGAGTTCAGAGCTGGAACAACATCACCGGCGGAGTGATGCCATATGTGTTCTACAACTACAACCGGGTGTTCCGCGAGAACTACAGCCGCACAACAGGGAAGAGCCTGTTTGCGACCTGGATCAGGAATTCATTCTTGCTCAGTGCCTGTCGCGTGATTACAACGGTGATCATCGCCTCGATGGCAGGGTACGCCCTGGCGCGCCTGAACTTCCGTGGTAGGCATGGTCTTTTCCTGCTCACGCTGTTCTCCATGATGATCCCGGGGCAGGTAACCTTCATCTCCAACTACCTTGTCCTGCGCGATGGGATCTTCGGGCTTTCGCGCCTATTCGGCGGGGGCTCTCTGGTGAATACCTGGACCGGGTACATCGCATCCACCATGGTCGCGGGAAGCGCTGTCTTCATCATGAAGCAGTTCTTCGAGTCCCTTCCTCACGACCTAGAGGAGTCGGCCCGGATAGACGGCGCAAGCACGATCCAGACGTTCCTCAGGATCATGGTTCCGCTGGCGAGGCCTTCGCTTGCCGCCCTCGCGATATTGACCTTCCAGGGAACTTGGAACGAGTTCTTCTGGCCTCTGGTGGTCATTACGTCTCCACCTGACAAGTACCCCCTCACCATCGGACTACTGAACTTCAGAAGCACTTACGCAGTGGCCTTCGACTGGGGCCCCATGCTGGCCGGAACCGTAATCTCAGCGCTGCCCATCGCCGTGCTCTTCATCGTGTTCCAGCGGTATTTCGTCGAGGGGATAAGCTTCACCGGGATTAAGGGTTAG
- a CDS encoding sugar ABC transporter permease produces MRHRRSSALWEQASPYLLLAPFAFWIVVFFGYAFARTVYFSFTDYNLFSRPQWVGFRNYLNLLTDVQFGRAFKNSVMFAVVVTSLQTVFALLLAVFMNMRIRGMRFFRGLYYMPSVTSSVVITLIFMWLFQRSGAVNYLTTKMLQYRAPLGAFICCALLLQVTAVSLERRLRRGASWLEPSLLLTSILISAAVVWVIQFASLVGPNPNIEPVRTIWLNTGQTIPQWAGPFGLPRPLGTIMMLNTWTTAPTMMLLFLAGLQDIPKELYEAAAVDGATGFAAFAHITIPGLRHVTFLVVTMGLIGTLQMFDQAAIVGDQAPLESVITLAYFVYRNAFPPSAVPRIGAASAAAVFLAAFTLLLVLLQKKFTKA; encoded by the coding sequence ATGAGGCATCGCAGATCCTCAGCACTGTGGGAGCAAGCATCGCCATACTTACTGCTTGCGCCGTTTGCATTCTGGATCGTTGTCTTCTTCGGCTACGCCTTCGCAAGGACTGTGTATTTCAGCTTCACCGACTACAACCTCTTTTCGAGGCCCCAGTGGGTAGGGTTTCGAAACTACCTGAACCTTCTCACTGATGTTCAGTTCGGGCGCGCCTTCAAGAACTCCGTCATGTTCGCTGTCGTCGTCACCTCTCTGCAGACTGTGTTCGCTCTTCTTCTCGCAGTCTTCATGAACATGAGAATCCGGGGAATGCGGTTCTTCCGGGGACTGTACTACATGCCCAGCGTGACATCGAGTGTGGTCATAACCCTCATTTTCATGTGGCTGTTCCAACGCTCCGGCGCAGTCAACTACCTTACAACCAAGATGCTGCAGTACAGAGCGCCGTTGGGCGCGTTTATCTGTTGCGCGTTGTTGCTGCAGGTCACTGCGGTCAGCCTAGAACGCAGGCTAAGGCGGGGCGCGTCGTGGCTTGAGCCAAGCCTCCTTCTAACATCCATTCTCATTTCCGCCGCAGTCGTGTGGGTCATTCAGTTTGCTTCCCTGGTCGGACCAAACCCGAACATCGAACCGGTGAGGACCATCTGGCTGAACACTGGCCAGACCATCCCCCAATGGGCGGGGCCGTTCGGACTTCCACGACCCCTGGGCACCATCATGATGCTCAACACGTGGACGACAGCGCCAACCATGATGCTGCTGTTCCTTGCCGGCCTTCAGGACATTCCGAAGGAACTGTACGAAGCAGCGGCAGTGGACGGGGCCACCGGGTTCGCGGCGTTTGCGCATATCACTATCCCAGGGCTCAGGCATGTCACCTTCCTCGTTGTGACCATGGGCCTGATTGGAACTCTGCAGATGTTCGACCAGGCGGCGATCGTTGGGGACCAAGCGCCGTTAGAATCAGTAATCACTCTCGCATACTTCGTTTATCGCAATGCCTTCCCACCATCGGCAGTGCCCCGGATAGGAGCGGCGTCCGCGGCAGCCGTGTTTCTTGCCGCATTCACGCTCCTCCTGGTACTGCTGCAGAAGAAGTTCACCAAGGCATGA